One genomic segment of Clostridium estertheticum subsp. estertheticum includes these proteins:
- a CDS encoding IS3 family transposase (programmed frameshift) has protein sequence MSRRTKYTTEEKYVILNEYDNGIGTMKEIAKKYKINRVTLYNWRYNYSKYGIDRLKESESFKRYSKELKKLAVKDYLSGEFSQREVVNKYKISNISVLQRWTKKYNDHREIKATPKGMSQSMTNGRVTSLKERIEIVYYCIAQNNDYKQTADAYNVSYEQVYQWVKKYEGGSENALKDRRGRKKPEEELTLEDRAKLSMKKLKVENERLRAENAFLKKLGGTRKESYLRHTRQLDKYIIISQLHKKEKFSISLLCKLAMIPRSSYYKWLTHEGSVLESENKILMKEIIKIYNKVNGIYGYRRITMNLNRKLKKNYNYKRIYRLMRLSGLQAVIRRKKKRYVKSNPQQVTENILNRKFTADKLNQKWLTDVTEFKYGNSSKAYLSAILDLYDNSIVGYVFGHSNNNRLVFKNLDIVLNASPGESPMIHSDRGYQYTSNEFKEKLDAAGMTQSMSRVGKCIDNGPMEGFWGILKCEEYYLHKYSSYDELSNAIDKYLTFYNTKRLQKKLNSLSPLEFRALAV, from the exons ATGTCTAGAAGAACTAAATATACAACAGAAGAAAAGTATGTAATTTTAAATGAGTATGATAATGGAATTGGAACAATGAAGGAGATTGCTAAAAAATATAAGATTAATAGAGTAACTTTATATAATTGGAGATACAACTATAGTAAATATGGAATAGATAGATTAAAAGAATCGGAATCATTCAAAAGATATTCAAAGGAGCTAAAGAAACTGGCTGTAAAAGACTACTTATCAGGAGAATTTTCACAGAGAGAAGTTGTAAATAAATATAAAATATCGAACATATCGGTACTTCAAAGATGGACAAAGAAGTATAATGATCATAGAGAAATAAAGGCAACACCGAAGGGAATGAGCCAATCTATGACAAATGGAAGAGTTACTTCTTTGAAAGAAAGAATTGAAATTGTATATTATTGTATTGCTCAAAATAACGACTATAAGCAAACTGCTGATGCTTATAACGTATCCTACGAGCAAGTATATCAGTGGGTTAAGAAATATGAAGGCGGTAGTGAAAATGCATTAAAGGATAGGCGAGGCAGAAAAAAGCCTGAAGAGGAACTAACTCTTGAGGATAGAGCAAAACTTTCAATGAAGAAATTAAAAGTAGAAAATGAGAGATTGAGGGCGGAAAATGCTTTTCTAAAAAAATTGG GAGGAACTCGAAAGGAGTCATACTTAAGGCATACAAGGCAATTGGACAAGTATATTATAATTTCACAACTTCATAAAAAAGAAAAATTTTCTATCTCTTTGTTATGTAAATTAGCAATGATTCCACGGTCTTCATACTATAAGTGGTTAACGCATGAAGGATCTGTTTTAGAGTCTGAAAATAAGATATTGATGAAAGAAATTATTAAGATTTATAATAAAGTAAATGGAATTTACGGTTATAGAAGAATAACCATGAACTTGAATAGGAAGCTAAAGAAAAATTATAACTATAAACGTATTTATAGACTTATGAGGCTCTCAGGGTTACAAGCTGTTATCCGTAGAAAAAAGAAACGTTACGTCAAATCTAATCCACAGCAAGTTACAGAGAACATTTTGAATCGAAAATTCACCGCTGATAAATTAAATCAAAAGTGGCTTACAGATGTTACTGAATTCAAGTACGGTAATTCCAGTAAAGCCTATCTAAGTGCCATATTGGATCTATATGACAACTCTATTGTAGGATATGTATTTGGACATTCTAACAATAACCGCCTTGTGTTTAAAAATTTAGATATAGTCCTAAATGCCTCTCCTGGCGAAAGCCCAATGATTCATAGTGATCGAGGTTACCAATATACCTCCAATGAATTTAAGGAAAAACTGGATGCTGCAGGAATGACACAAAGTATGTCACGAGTTGGAAAATGTATCGACAACGGTCCTATGGAAGGCTTTTGGGGCATTCTTAAGTGTGAAGAGTACTACTTACACAAATATAGTTCATATGATGAACTCTCTAATGCAATTGATAAATACCTTACTTTCTACAATACTAAAAGATTACAGAAAAAGTTAAACAGCCTTAGTCCTCTGGAATTTAGGGCGTTAGCCGTCTGA
- a CDS encoding zinc ribbon-containing protein has translation MLSIEYDGYVKLLNGLITSIDSIEYNDKIKIDEIVRKLQMYIKRCFGFSSTYIIDVIRIDFSRLGQLDAWENGCGSLKNLINVIIEDLELYNTISVTGKKSKDKEALVGNVNSMPQIKNVSKIFISHSSVDAHFGRAIVKLLRGLGLKRNQIVFTSDPQYGIPLNTNIFDYLKKQIKDGVYILYLLSDNYYESVACLNEMGAAWVAQSQCTIMAVPDFEYSNPKFSKGVIDPKQMGVVLDDEFRIVELKNNILVQFGLKVDEMDWMDIYIEYIKTIKALCNVSKFSNNMDRPISQIIYKTGEKPGKGTYNCTKCGQAIFLEDTTDNLPPCPKCRSTQYRVNINIKINSDLYL, from the coding sequence ATGTTAAGTATTGAATATGACGGATATGTTAAACTGTTAAATGGATTAATAACATCTATAGATTCTATTGAGTATAATGATAAAATAAAGATAGATGAAATTGTTAGAAAGCTACAAATGTATATTAAAAGATGCTTCGGGTTTTCAAGTACATATATAATTGATGTTATAAGAATTGATTTTTCTAGACTGGGTCAATTAGATGCTTGGGAAAATGGTTGTGGGAGCCTCAAAAACCTAATAAATGTTATCATAGAGGATTTAGAATTATATAATACTATATCAGTAACAGGAAAAAAATCGAAAGATAAGGAGGCATTAGTAGGCAATGTTAATTCAATGCCACAAATTAAAAATGTGAGTAAGATTTTTATAAGTCATTCTTCAGTAGATGCACATTTTGGCAGGGCAATTGTTAAATTACTAAGAGGCCTAGGATTAAAAAGGAATCAAATAGTGTTTACCAGTGATCCACAGTATGGTATACCACTGAATACAAATATTTTTGACTATTTAAAAAAACAAATCAAAGATGGTGTCTATATTCTATATTTATTGTCAGACAATTATTATGAAAGTGTTGCTTGTTTAAACGAGATGGGTGCAGCATGGGTTGCTCAAAGCCAATGTACAATTATGGCTGTACCCGATTTCGAATATAGTAATCCTAAATTTTCTAAAGGCGTAATAGACCCAAAACAAATGGGAGTTGTTTTGGATGATGAATTTCGAATTGTAGAGCTTAAAAATAATATTTTAGTTCAGTTTGGTTTGAAAGTTGATGAAATGGATTGGATGGATATATATATAGAATATATTAAAACAATAAAAGCTTTGTGTAATGTTAGCAAGTTCTCGAATAATATGGATAGACCTATAAGTCAGATAATTTATAAAACTGGTGAAAAACCCGGAAAAGGTACTTATAATTGTACTAAATGTGGACAAGCAATTTTTTTAGAGGATACTACTGATAATTTACCACCATGTCCTAAGTGTAGGTCTACTCAATATAGGGTTAACATAAATATAAAAATAAACAGTGATTTATACTTGTAG
- a CDS encoding tyrosine-type recombinase/integrase, whose amino-acid sequence MKKIKDPELFKKIKSFLTLYLPKIRAKSPNTVNSYRDTLNLFILFLKCKKSIALYELRTEDFNVNNILEFLDWLKSDRINSYTTRNLRLISIRAFCKYLIGENIIAYETYAKIQQIEKTPVPERFISGMLSVDDVKLILELPNILKISGVRDQFYIALLYDSGCRNQEMLDLKFGDVQIQGETGCINIVGKGRKFIVIPISKEVIAMFKRYSSIFHQEKDNKKFLFYITRCGIYFQMSADNVARFLNVYENLAKAKNPQIPHLHPHLFRQVRAMHLYQAGMPLPLVSQWLGHSQLETSLINSNNSNLQMRYLNIKMTRKLLRSFMD is encoded by the coding sequence ATGAAGAAAATTAAGGACCCAGAGTTATTTAAAAAAATTAAATCTTTTCTTACACTATACCTTCCTAAAATAAGAGCAAAAAGTCCTAATACAGTTAATTCTTATAGAGATACTTTAAACCTTTTTATTCTCTTTTTAAAATGCAAAAAAAGTATCGCCCTTTATGAGTTAAGAACAGAAGACTTTAATGTGAATAATATACTTGAATTTTTAGATTGGTTAAAATCCGATAGGATAAATAGTTATACAACAAGAAATCTACGACTAATAAGCATACGAGCATTCTGTAAATATCTTATTGGTGAAAATATAATAGCATATGAAACTTATGCAAAGATTCAACAAATAGAGAAAACACCAGTTCCTGAGAGATTTATAAGTGGTATGCTTTCCGTAGATGATGTAAAGCTTATTTTAGAACTCCCTAATATTTTAAAAATATCAGGTGTAAGAGATCAGTTTTATATAGCACTTCTTTACGACAGTGGTTGTCGCAATCAAGAAATGTTAGATTTAAAGTTTGGCGATGTACAGATTCAAGGTGAAACTGGCTGTATAAATATTGTTGGAAAAGGAAGAAAGTTTATAGTAATACCTATTTCTAAAGAAGTAATTGCTATGTTTAAAAGGTACTCATCCATATTTCATCAGGAAAAAGACAATAAAAAATTTCTATTCTATATAACAAGATGTGGTATTTATTTTCAAATGTCAGCAGATAATGTAGCAAGATTCCTGAATGTATATGAAAATTTAGCTAAAGCTAAAAATCCACAGATTCCACATTTGCATCCACATCTTTTTCGCCAGGTTAGAGCAATGCATCTGTATCAAGCAGGAATGCCACTACCCCTTGTAAGTCAATGGCTTGGACATTCTCAACTTGAAACATCGTTGATTAATTCTAATAACTCTAATTTACAAATGAGATATTTAAATATCAAGATGACGAGGAAATTATTAAGAAGCTTTATGGATTAA
- a CDS encoding recombinase family protein, whose protein sequence is MPSSFQSFFLNYEKEAELVRRIYNEYLQGKSYQKIADGLVRDGIPIITGNNKWWDSTITGMLTNEKYCGTILQQKTVTIYYLSHKGVKNNGIDAQYRIEDNHEAIISKEVFERVQNEKERRALMVGNLVGDRKKYSSKYPFSSKIICGDCGSIFRRRTWNSTNSSKKIVWQCKTYIQKGKDVCTAKSVDEKILEKAFIDVFNRLKVDNEGFIGTLSKNIEKELSQRAENTDLIIIENEIEASKEELKGLVKLQIKGQMDEEVYNEEYVRLSGELEKLRQEKGKSEKGNLSIEQYKQRVIEIIKVINEQEGLLSEFDENIFNALVEKIEILQPTHFVFVLKNGMRVEEKI, encoded by the coding sequence TTGCCATCCAGCTTCCAAAGCTTCTTCTTAAACTATGAAAAGGAAGCTGAGCTAGTAAGGAGAATCTATAACGAATATCTCCAAGGTAAGAGTTATCAAAAAATAGCAGATGGACTTGTAAGGGATGGAATACCAATTATTACAGGAAATAATAAGTGGTGGGATTCTACGATTACTGGAATGCTAACAAATGAAAAATATTGTGGGACTATTCTACAGCAAAAAACTGTAACTATATATTATTTATCACATAAAGGAGTTAAAAATAATGGGATAGATGCTCAATATAGAATAGAAGATAATCATGAAGCTATAATTTCAAAAGAAGTATTTGAAAGGGTTCAAAATGAAAAGGAACGCAGGGCTTTAATGGTGGGAAATCTTGTAGGGGATAGAAAGAAATACTCTAGTAAATATCCTTTTAGTAGTAAGATAATTTGTGGAGACTGCGGAAGTATATTTAGAAGAAGAACTTGGAACAGTACAAATTCTTCAAAGAAAATAGTATGGCAATGTAAAACTTATATACAGAAAGGTAAGGATGTTTGTACTGCAAAGTCTGTTGACGAAAAAATATTAGAAAAAGCTTTTATAGATGTATTCAATAGACTTAAAGTTGATAATGAAGGATTTATTGGAACGCTAAGTAAAAATATAGAGAAGGAACTATCTCAAAGAGCCGAGAATACTGATTTAATTATAATTGAAAATGAGATTGAAGCTTCTAAAGAAGAATTAAAGGGGCTTGTAAAACTTCAAATTAAAGGGCAAATGGATGAAGAAGTTTATAATGAAGAATATGTAAGACTTTCAGGTGAACTTGAAAAGTTAAGACAGGAGAAGGGTAAGTCCGAAAAAGGTAATTTGAGTATTGAGCAATATAAGCAGAGAGTAATTGAAATCATAAAAGTTATAAATGAGCAGGAAGGCTTACTCTCAGAATTTGATGAAAATATATTTAATGCGTTGGTTGAGAAGATAGAAATTCTTCAGCCAACGCATTTTGTTTTTGTGTTGAAGAATGGGATGAGGGTGGAAGAAAAAATATAA
- the tnpB gene encoding IS66 family insertion sequence element accessory protein TnpB (TnpB, as the term is used for proteins encoded by IS66 family insertion elements, is considered an accessory protein, since TnpC, encoded by a neighboring gene, is a DDE family transposase.) — MIKHIADEAEHIYIALGATDSRKQHNGLSALVSLKFKLDPYSCKSVFLFCNKRHNSLRALRWDRNGFILVTKFLSDDMKFQWPKNQGEIRDITKRQMEWLLEGLQIDQKKVHRENINTENMSF, encoded by the coding sequence ATGATAAAGCATATAGCCGATGAGGCTGAACATATCTATATTGCGCTTGGTGCAACAGATTCCCGTAAACAACACAATGGACTTTCTGCATTGGTTTCATTGAAATTCAAACTTGATCCTTACTCCTGTAAAAGTGTTTTCTTATTTTGTAATAAACGACATAATTCACTCAGGGCATTACGCTGGGATCGAAATGGCTTTATTCTAGTTACAAAATTTCTTTCTGATGATATGAAATTTCAGTGGCCAAAAAATCAAGGGGAAATAAGAGATATAACAAAACGTCAAATGGAATGGCTTTTGGAGGGGCTACAAATTGATCAAAAAAAGGTACATAGAGAAAACATTAATACTGAAAATATGAGCTTTTAA
- the tnpA gene encoding IS66 family insertion sequence element accessory protein TnpA codes for MRSTAEDQLLWEQIINERTKSGMSVSKWCKYNEISKGKYHYWNHKISKKQNPNNEMTFAEITPIISNAD; via the coding sequence TTGAGATCCACAGCTGAAGATCAGCTTCTCTGGGAGCAAATAATTAATGAAAGAACTAAAAGCGGAATGTCAGTTTCAAAATGGTGTAAATACAATGAAATTAGTAAAGGTAAATATCATTATTGGAATCATAAAATAAGTAAAAAGCAAAATCCGAATAACGAAATGACATTTGCTGAAATCACTCCAATCATTTCAAATGCCGATTAG
- a CDS encoding DUF3732 domain-containing protein, with protein MYFSHIADSVTHESINKFFFDEEIFCDFKTVQKQIEKVLGLNVTNFKEDADETKEKASLRHMTSYMFQHQNLMASKFALFYRFDDYQKKKDVIQQFPIFAGMVGQEYYSTLMLLSGYKKELKKNLANKISNEKIKEDMRSNLLSKFKDYYALIGQALNNDLTLEQLIQLANELPTINDDTYASDQIVIRYNQLKQEVEELNDKKVILESRISKLGLAEKNSKGYISSLEILHQKSDLSMDNVNNYICPLCNGECNDINKISKKVQEATSWISNEMSLIGLSTNHFSEEKRKLIEQKEEITKEIKKLWAKIKTIEREYLSNNNTFGLENKLTYSKIEIRIYIETINKGLFYSIDEEIIEIQEKIDSCNKILGEFNLEMLKESAKRSIDNNMNRLKEQLDFEEEFKKYKLSFNLDQFELALFGKYEGEKVTLSEMGSGANWVSCHIALFLSLLRYFAAQGNISPMPLIMFFDQPSQVYFPQVSSIDNKKASIESEKDKHAVTKMYKVMFDEIEEIYKDTGIKPQLIVVDHVNSATMQGEIEKANFVKYTRRVWRGNEALI; from the coding sequence ATGTATTTTTCTCATATAGCTGACAGTGTTACACATGAGTCAATAAATAAATTTTTCTTTGATGAAGAAATATTTTGTGATTTTAAAACAGTACAAAAACAAATTGAAAAAGTCCTGGGGCTAAATGTTACTAATTTTAAAGAAGATGCTGATGAAACAAAAGAAAAAGCTTCTTTGAGGCATATGACATCATATATGTTTCAACACCAAAATTTAATGGCTAGCAAATTTGCACTTTTTTATAGATTTGATGATTATCAAAAGAAAAAGGATGTCATTCAACAGTTTCCAATTTTTGCAGGAATGGTTGGGCAGGAATATTACTCCACACTTATGTTACTCTCTGGATATAAAAAAGAATTGAAAAAAAATTTAGCTAATAAGATAAGCAATGAAAAAATTAAAGAAGATATGCGAAGTAATTTATTGAGTAAATTTAAAGATTATTATGCACTAATTGGACAAGCACTAAATAACGATCTAACCTTAGAACAATTAATACAATTAGCAAATGAGTTGCCAACAATTAATGATGATACTTATGCATCTGATCAAATAGTAATCAGATATAACCAATTAAAACAAGAAGTTGAAGAATTAAATGATAAAAAAGTTATATTAGAAAGTAGAATTTCTAAATTAGGATTAGCAGAAAAAAATAGCAAAGGTTACATATCATCATTAGAAATTTTGCATCAAAAATCAGATTTGTCCATGGATAATGTTAATAATTATATTTGTCCATTATGTAATGGAGAATGTAACGATATAAATAAAATATCGAAAAAAGTTCAAGAAGCAACATCATGGATATCTAATGAAATGAGTCTAATTGGACTGAGTACTAATCATTTTTCCGAAGAAAAAAGAAAGCTGATAGAACAAAAGGAGGAAATTACTAAGGAGATTAAAAAATTGTGGGCTAAGATTAAAACTATTGAAAGAGAATATTTATCTAATAACAATACATTTGGATTAGAAAATAAATTAACTTATAGTAAAATTGAAATCCGTATATATATTGAAACAATTAATAAAGGGCTTTTTTATTCAATTGATGAAGAAATTATTGAAATTCAAGAGAAAATTGATAGCTGCAATAAAATATTAGGTGAGTTTAATCTAGAAATGCTAAAAGAATCAGCAAAAAGAAGCATAGATAATAATATGAATCGTTTAAAAGAACAACTAGACTTTGAAGAGGAATTTAAAAAGTATAAGCTTTCTTTCAATTTAGATCAATTTGAGCTTGCTTTATTCGGTAAATATGAAGGTGAAAAAGTTACTTTAAGCGAAATGGGAAGTGGAGCAAATTGGGTATCGTGTCATATTGCACTTTTTCTTAGTCTTCTTCGTTATTTTGCAGCACAAGGAAATATATCACCTATGCCATTAATAATGTTTTTTGATCAACCAAGCCAAGTATATTTTCCTCAGGTTTCTTCAATTGACAATAAGAAAGCTAGCATTGAGTCTGAAAAAGATAAGCATGCTGTAACAAAAATGTATAAAGTTATGTTTGATGAAATTGAAGAAATTTATAAAGATACAGGAATTAAACCTCAATTGATAGTAGTAGATCACGTTAATTCAGCAACAATGCAAGGGGAAATTGAAAAGGCTAATTTTGTGAAATACACTAGAAGGGTTTGGAGAGGCAATGAAGCTTTAATCTAG
- a CDS encoding tyrosine-type recombinase/integrase codes for MLFFDNSYLGDIRYRFSLLAQLPFHSLRRSFGSWMAKEGVPITTIAQMLGHCLNKNISKQIRLIITLFHKLENSQSIRLPLEKILLFLVKSIL; via the coding sequence CTGCTATTTTTTGATAACTCTTACCTTGGAGATATTCGTTATAGATTCTCCTTACTAGCTCAGCTTCCTTTTCATAGTTTAAGAAGAAGCTTTGGAAGCTGGATGGCAAAAGAAGGAGTACCGATTACAACCATTGCGCAAATGCTTGGGCATTGCTTAAACAAAAACATTTCAAAACAAATACGACTCATAATTACGCTATTTCACAAATTAGAAAATTCACAAAGTATCAGGCTGCCATTGGAAAAGATACTTTTGTTCCTGGTGAAGAGTATTCTGTAA
- a CDS encoding tyrosine-type recombinase/integrase yields the protein MHYTPYIFTDAELQKLFEAFDTLHPHFKSPEREFIVPVLFRMMYCCGMRPSEPLKLLFEDVNLQTGEIYIRQSKRKKDRRILMSKDLISLCCRYDSFKKPRTYFFEKSDGSSFPTYWMRNQFRIC from the coding sequence GTGCACTATACACCATACATTTTTACAGATGCCGAATTACAGAAGCTATTTGAAGCTTTTGATACGCTACATCCACATTTCAAATCGCCTGAAAGAGAATTTATTGTTCCAGTTCTATTTAGGATGATGTATTGCTGTGGAATGCGTCCATCAGAGCCCCTTAAACTTCTATTTGAGGATGTAAATTTGCAAACAGGAGAAATCTATATAAGGCAGTCAAAGAGAAAAAAAGACAGAAGGATTCTAATGTCTAAGGACCTGATAAGTCTTTGTTGCAGATATGATTCTTTTAAGAAACCAAGAACATATTTCTTCGAAAAGTCTGATGGAAGTAGCTTCCCAACATATTGGATGAGAAACCAGTTTCGGATTTGCTGA
- a CDS encoding nucleoside triphosphate pyrophosphohydrolase, translating into MKTYNKLVRDKIPEIIKAAGKNFDVHYAKKEEVLPLLERKLNEEVSEYLEAKNLEELADVMEVLFGLANALGYSEEDLINKKNEKKEERGSFEKGIVLEKVYE; encoded by the coding sequence ATGAAAACTTACAACAAACTAGTACGCGACAAAATCCCTGAAATCATAAAAGCCGCAGGTAAGAACTTTGATGTTCACTATGCTAAAAAGGAAGAAGTTTTGCCCTTACTTGAACGTAAACTAAATGAGGAAGTATCTGAATACCTAGAAGCTAAAAATCTAGAAGAACTTGCTGATGTTATGGAAGTTTTATTTGGTCTTGCAAATGCTCTTGGATATTCCGAAGAAGATCTAATTAACAAAAAAAATGAAAAGAAAGAAGAAAGAGGCAGCTTTGAAAAAGGCATAGTTCTTGAAAAAGTTTATGAATAG
- a CDS encoding three component ABC system middle component: protein MSITHIETLVYNPIFLSKVIQSFMTGYGKDVDIKTIFYVLPIVMYKDSREILNSARSNSTLYSTFSKDNDFDNYGLKLNTKFCLNQITGIFDDYIEITKQSIIVLSNQHKILFNGKVSLLEKFEFKKSPNLIREYFKAAYYLGIILNKIEVIEFEDFLEIKLEV, encoded by the coding sequence ATGAGTATAACACATATTGAAACACTAGTTTATAATCCTATTTTTCTAAGTAAAGTTATTCAAAGTTTTATGACTGGATATGGAAAGGATGTTGATATAAAAACTATTTTTTATGTTTTACCTATTGTTATGTATAAGGATTCTAGAGAGATACTAAATAGTGCAAGGTCTAATAGTACACTTTATTCCACATTTAGTAAGGATAATGACTTTGATAATTATGGACTTAAGTTAAATACTAAGTTTTGCTTAAATCAGATAACAGGTATATTTGATGATTATATAGAAATTACTAAGCAATCTATTATAGTTTTATCGAATCAACATAAGATTCTTTTCAATGGGAAGGTAAGTCTATTAGAAAAATTTGAATTTAAGAAATCGCCTAATTTAATTCGTGAATATTTTAAAGCTGCATATTATTTGGGAATAATTTTAAATAAAATAGAGGTAATAGAATTCGAGGATTTTTTGGAAATCAAATTGGAAGTGTAG
- a CDS encoding toll/interleukin-1 receptor domain-containing protein codes for MSNLDFRKKRAIENLLGMGSGYVLTLSKDEVKECIADVSDVDLNTTAYYELSSAKIVRKFCNEQDDYVVAELLQIFLDVYKEDSKEDDNCKKVQSIVNGLKNKNKLEKISYIALEKEENNLNDTSVILSKDNLYSPSKNVSKIFISHSSSDAPFGSAIVKLLRNLGLKKVQIVFTSEVKYGIPLDLNIFDYLKKQITDGVYILYLLSDNYYESIACLNEMGAAWVVQNQYTIVAVPGFQFSNPKLSKGAIDPKQIGFILDDQFRILEFRDNILAQFGLKVDEMDWIDYLKEYNTTISNLHINELI; via the coding sequence ATGAGTAACTTAGATTTCAGAAAAAAAAGGGCTATAGAAAACTTGCTTGGAATGGGTTCTGGGTACGTGCTTACTTTAAGCAAGGATGAAGTAAAAGAATGTATAGCTGATGTTAGCGATGTTGATTTAAATACTACCGCATATTATGAATTGTCTTCTGCAAAGATAGTTCGTAAATTTTGTAATGAACAAGATGATTATGTAGTTGCAGAATTACTACAGATTTTTTTAGATGTATATAAAGAAGACTCTAAAGAGGATGATAATTGCAAAAAAGTTCAATCTATAGTAAATGGTTTAAAAAATAAAAATAAACTAGAAAAAATTTCATATATAGCTCTTGAAAAAGAGGAAAACAATTTGAATGACACTAGTGTAATATTAAGTAAAGATAACCTGTACTCACCATCTAAGAATGTGAGTAAAATTTTTATAAGTCATTCTTCATCGGATGCTCCTTTTGGTAGCGCAATTGTTAAATTATTAAGAAATTTGGGACTAAAAAAAGTTCAAATAGTGTTTACCAGTGAAGTTAAATATGGTATACCACTGGATTTGAATATTTTTGACTATTTAAAGAAACAAATCACAGATGGGGTATATATCCTCTATTTGTTGTCGGATAATTATTATGAAAGTATTGCTTGTTTAAATGAGATGGGTGCAGCGTGGGTTGTTCAAAATCAATATACAATTGTAGCCGTACCAGGTTTTCAATTTAGTAATCCCAAATTATCTAAAGGAGCAATAGACCCAAAACAAATAGGGTTTATTTTGGATGACCAGTTTCGTATTTTAGAGTTTCGAGATAATATTTTAGCACAATTTGGTTTAAAAGTTGATGAAATGGATTGGATTGATTATTTAAAAGAATATAATACAACAATAAGTAATTTACATATAAATGAATTGATTTAG